The Haladaptatus cibarius D43 genome window below encodes:
- a CDS encoding DHH family phosphoesterase, with amino-acid sequence MKDWVIDDDNLSLERKSLLPGEGFFIPDSFEEHREEQEAQETLTGAEVAVVADPDADGLAATALIREAYGEGALIDAGPHDLGNALERVVAYSEPGATVFVCDLCPDTYEEIAAELEVLVEEADEVFWYDHHQWDDAVADAVRAEGVELVVGESEEECTADVVARSLDYEFPDYLVELSVVTRDHDLWLREDTRSDDLADYSYWSEPEEYMDVIQEHGADFPEAVLDFLAEQRVEKEALVERAVERADMKEIGDWTVGVTYGRCSQNEVAEAMREQGADASVVVKPAGSASIRGTDEFQRCHEVARQVNGGGHPKAAGCKPSIYDDMLDYAHHWTTQGAVAKQVILEAFWSLKHEDDERTEEEAEAEETETEDESNE; translated from the coding sequence CGCTGGAACGGAAATCGCTACTCCCCGGTGAGGGATTTTTCATTCCCGACTCGTTCGAAGAGCATCGAGAGGAACAGGAGGCACAGGAAACGCTGACCGGTGCTGAAGTCGCAGTGGTGGCAGACCCGGACGCTGACGGACTGGCCGCGACGGCGCTAATCCGCGAAGCATACGGCGAAGGCGCGCTCATCGACGCAGGGCCGCACGACCTCGGCAACGCACTCGAACGGGTCGTCGCCTACAGCGAACCCGGCGCGACCGTTTTCGTCTGCGACCTCTGTCCGGACACTTACGAAGAAATCGCGGCGGAATTGGAGGTTCTCGTAGAGGAGGCCGACGAAGTGTTCTGGTACGACCACCACCAGTGGGACGACGCCGTCGCCGACGCAGTTCGCGCCGAAGGCGTCGAACTCGTCGTCGGCGAATCCGAGGAGGAGTGCACGGCGGATGTGGTCGCTCGGTCGCTCGATTACGAGTTCCCCGACTATCTCGTCGAACTCTCAGTCGTCACGCGCGACCACGACCTCTGGCTCCGCGAAGACACGCGAAGCGACGACCTCGCGGACTACTCCTACTGGTCGGAACCGGAAGAGTACATGGACGTGATTCAGGAGCACGGCGCGGACTTCCCGGAAGCGGTGCTCGATTTTCTCGCCGAACAGCGCGTCGAGAAAGAAGCTCTCGTCGAGCGTGCAGTGGAGCGCGCCGACATGAAAGAAATCGGCGACTGGACGGTCGGCGTTACCTACGGCCGCTGTTCACAGAACGAAGTTGCAGAAGCGATGCGCGAACAGGGCGCGGACGCCTCCGTGGTCGTCAAACCCGCCGGAAGCGCGAGCATCCGGGGCACCGACGAGTTCCAGCGATGCCACGAAGTCGCCCGGCAGGTCAACGGCGGCGGCCACCCGAAAGCCGCGGGGTGCAAACCGAGCATCTACGACGACATGCTGGATTACGCCCATCACTGGACGACGCAGGGTGCGGTGGCGAAACAGGTCATTCTAGAGGCGTTCTGGAGCCTGAAACACGAAGATGACGAAAGAACAGAAGAAGAGGCAGAAGCGGAAGAGACAGAAACGGAAGACGAATCGAACGAGTAG
- a CDS encoding phosphotransferase family protein translates to MTGTSPDVEVVPRMVEEILDGRQVVDVTAAEEGTDDVFFVTVEMPNTSRECVLKARSFVNPPAFRVEPRVIDFVSRRTEIPVPDVFGYVDDHDDLPAPFFLMGRAPGEQISGPESLTDDALERTARDAGRHLGELHSSASFDGYGRLRAGVDVDSEPTVGDLAVADPAEELPSALRRSAEGGFERIEETRFSDMLGDLRAGLDTHLDAVPADSEPVLIHADYRFGNLLIDPETGAVRTVLDWGNPSTGHSEYDLVQTEQYLCGRLPLDADRRHLVRNALEAGYGETNDLSRDEGFDAVRRAYLFITQLWPLAWFDLWYGGDDEIAEQQRKLMRSLLP, encoded by the coding sequence ATGACCGGAACGAGTCCGGATGTCGAGGTCGTCCCTCGAATGGTCGAAGAGATTCTTGACGGTCGGCAAGTGGTGGACGTAACAGCGGCCGAAGAAGGCACTGACGACGTTTTCTTCGTGACCGTCGAGATGCCAAACACCAGCCGGGAGTGCGTGCTGAAAGCCCGTTCGTTCGTTAACCCGCCCGCGTTTCGAGTCGAACCACGAGTCATCGACTTCGTGAGTCGTCGAACCGAGATTCCGGTTCCGGATGTTTTCGGCTACGTGGACGACCACGACGACCTGCCTGCGCCGTTTTTCCTGATGGGCCGCGCACCCGGCGAGCAGATTTCCGGCCCGGAATCGCTCACCGACGACGCGCTCGAACGAACCGCACGCGATGCGGGAAGACATCTCGGCGAACTCCACTCTTCAGCGTCGTTCGATGGTTATGGGCGACTTCGTGCAGGGGTAGATGTCGATAGCGAACCGACCGTCGGCGACCTCGCGGTCGCCGACCCCGCCGAAGAGTTGCCATCGGCGCTTCGACGCTCCGCGGAGGGCGGATTCGAACGTATCGAAGAAACCCGGTTTTCCGACATGCTCGGCGACCTCCGTGCTGGCCTCGACACGCATCTCGACGCGGTTCCTGCTGACTCCGAACCGGTACTCATCCACGCCGATTACCGATTCGGAAACCTACTCATCGACCCCGAAACTGGTGCGGTTCGAACGGTTCTCGACTGGGGGAACCCGTCCACTGGTCACAGCGAATACGACCTCGTCCAAACAGAACAGTATCTCTGCGGGCGACTCCCGCTCGACGCTGACCGTCGCCATCTCGTCCGAAACGCGCTCGAAGCAGGCTACGGTGAGACGAACGACCTCTCGCGCGACGAGGGATTCGACGCGGTTCGACGCGCGTACCTCTTCATCACGCAACTCTGGCCGCTCGCGTGGTTCGACCTTTGGTACGGCGGAGACGACGAGATTGCAGAACAACAACGAAAACTGATGCGGTCACTTCTCCCCTGA
- a CDS encoding BtpA/SgcQ family protein, with the protein MSIFETDDAIVGMVHLSALPGSPDYGGSFDAIRTRALTDVHALESGGVDAIMVENFGDSPFYPDDVPKHVVASMTRIVTELRQAVDCPLGVNVLRNDAESALSIATAGGADFIRVNVHTGARLTDQGVVEGNAHETLRLRDEIDSGVKILADIDVKHSAPLAERPLTELVDETLGRGRADGLVVSGVGTGHEVDTDLLESVVSVRDEASSDASVLVGSGTTTENVADLLEIADGAIVGTALKEEGKTTNEVDESRVSELVRRA; encoded by the coding sequence ATGAGCATTTTCGAAACTGACGACGCCATCGTCGGCATGGTTCACCTATCTGCCCTCCCCGGTTCGCCCGATTACGGCGGTAGTTTCGATGCGATTCGAACCCGCGCGCTCACTGACGTGCACGCACTCGAATCCGGCGGCGTTGACGCAATCATGGTGGAGAACTTCGGCGATTCGCCGTTTTACCCCGACGACGTGCCAAAACACGTCGTCGCGTCGATGACTCGCATCGTCACCGAACTCCGGCAGGCGGTTGACTGCCCCCTCGGCGTGAACGTCCTGCGAAACGACGCCGAATCCGCCCTGTCGATTGCGACCGCTGGCGGCGCGGATTTCATCCGTGTGAACGTCCACACCGGAGCGCGCCTGACCGACCAAGGTGTCGTCGAAGGAAATGCTCACGAAACCCTGCGGCTTCGGGACGAAATCGACTCTGGCGTGAAAATCCTCGCCGACATCGACGTGAAACACTCGGCACCGCTGGCCGAGCGACCGCTGACCGAACTCGTGGACGAAACCCTCGGGCGCGGACGCGCGGACGGACTGGTCGTGAGCGGCGTCGGAACCGGACACGAAGTCGATACCGACCTGCTCGAATCGGTCGTCTCGGTTCGAGACGAAGCCAGTTCGGACGCCTCCGTCCTTGTCGGCAGTGGAACCACGACGGAAAACGTGGCCGACTTGTTGGAAATCGCCGACGGCGCAATCGTCGGAACCGCGCTGAAAGAAGAGGGGAAGACGACGAACGAAGTGGACGAATCGCGGGTTTCGGAACTCGTTCGCCGAGCGTAA
- a CDS encoding YHS domain-containing protein has product MAECPVCGMDVDADDPPAQTEYEGETYVFCEGMGCKETFEENPEQYT; this is encoded by the coding sequence ATGGCCGAATGTCCCGTCTGCGGAATGGACGTCGATGCGGACGACCCGCCAGCCCAAACCGAGTACGAAGGCGAAACCTACGTCTTTTGCGAAGGAATGGGATGTAAGGAAACGTTCGAAGAAAACCCGGAGCAGTACACCTGA
- a CDS encoding ATP-binding response regulator produces MPSVEDISTRRNLPIGIRVLHVDADEAVLQASRESLERENDIDTVVPVTSNDDAIDYLSEHHADIDCVVSDYDPECGSGLKLLDTVRERWPSLPFIVFTGSGSEDVASRAMSSGATNYLQKGTTDTRLLSLISQIRQAVSHRRTEKEVHRGFRAIEMTNEGIALLTNSFDFNYVNEAYADLFGYDQETLIGLGWAETMSDESVERLRSDIVPTVDSEGEWTGEVTGQNHDGNTLTLTLSISTIAENEYVCAVRDVTERKEREEELIQENERLDKFASKVSHDLRSPLSIIYGYLNVARKTGKEEHFDEIEAAADRIEAIITDLLEVAREGQKELDREVIHLHDFVEHIWDGIESGEATLYLTFSDVRIVADHGRLTELFANLFRNAVEHGGNDVAISVGTTDNGFYIEDDGSGIPEEQRQSIVESGYSTADSTGLGLSIVQEIADSHGWKMHVEDSDEGGARFRFSGVECTR; encoded by the coding sequence ATGCCGAGTGTAGAGGATATATCGACGAGGAGGAATCTACCAATCGGGATTCGCGTTCTTCATGTTGACGCCGACGAAGCGGTTCTGCAAGCGTCTCGGGAGTCTCTCGAACGCGAAAACGACATCGACACGGTCGTCCCTGTTACGAGCAACGACGATGCCATCGACTATCTTTCAGAGCATCATGCAGACATCGACTGCGTCGTCAGCGATTACGACCCGGAGTGCGGTTCCGGGTTAAAACTGCTCGACACCGTCAGAGAGCGGTGGCCGAGTCTCCCGTTCATCGTCTTCACCGGCAGCGGAAGCGAAGACGTAGCGAGCAGAGCGATGTCTTCGGGCGCGACCAACTATCTGCAAAAAGGGACGACGGACACCAGATTACTTTCGCTCATCTCGCAAATCCGTCAGGCTGTTTCCCATCGCCGAACCGAAAAGGAGGTTCACCGTGGCTTCCGGGCTATCGAGATGACCAACGAAGGTATCGCTCTTCTCACGAACTCGTTCGATTTCAACTACGTCAACGAGGCCTACGCGGATCTGTTCGGCTACGACCAAGAAACGCTCATCGGACTGGGATGGGCCGAGACGATGTCCGACGAGTCGGTCGAGCGTCTCCGCTCCGACATCGTCCCGACGGTCGATTCGGAAGGGGAATGGACGGGCGAAGTCACCGGCCAAAATCACGACGGAAATACGCTCACGCTAACTCTTTCCATATCGACCATCGCAGAAAACGAGTACGTCTGTGCTGTTCGCGACGTGACCGAACGAAAGGAGCGCGAAGAAGAACTCATTCAGGAGAACGAACGCTTAGACAAGTTTGCGAGCAAGGTTTCACACGACCTCAGAAGTCCGTTGAGCATTATTTACGGCTATCTCAACGTCGCTCGGAAGACGGGCAAAGAGGAGCATTTCGACGAAATAGAAGCGGCCGCAGACCGCATCGAGGCCATCATCACCGACCTGTTGGAGGTCGCTCGGGAGGGCCAAAAGGAACTCGACCGCGAAGTCATCCATCTTCACGACTTCGTCGAGCATATTTGGGACGGTATCGAGAGCGGGGAAGCCACGCTCTATCTTACGTTCTCCGACGTTCGAATCGTCGCAGACCACGGCCGTCTGACCGAACTGTTCGCCAATCTCTTTCGAAACGCGGTCGAACACGGTGGCAACGACGTCGCCATCTCGGTCGGAACCACGGACAACGGCTTTTACATCGAAGACGACGGTTCCGGGATTCCGGAAGAACAGCGCCAAAGCATCGTCGAATCGGGCTACTCCACCGCCGATAGCACCGGACTCGGTCTGAGTATCGTTCAGGAAATCGCCGATTCTCACGGGTGGAAAATGCACGTCGAGGACAGCGACGAGGGCGGTGCGCGCTTTCGTTTTTCGGGCGTCGAATGCACACGGTGA
- a CDS encoding DUF5807 family protein, with the protein MSADKRAEFLAGERTNDVALFLADSFVSNESITDYGESVPGGTLLIVSGDTGRSIFQKATGMEAMGFAKQAMGTEGDIAADLSGADCPDGDHDVEFIFAFAEEQNEDVGGLYGEGDVIHAYAYCTCGTAFSHKWVAGDR; encoded by the coding sequence ATGAGCGCGGACAAACGCGCGGAATTTTTGGCGGGTGAGCGCACCAACGACGTGGCGCTCTTTCTCGCCGACTCGTTCGTTTCGAACGAGTCGATTACCGACTACGGCGAGTCGGTTCCCGGTGGAACGCTTCTCATCGTTTCGGGTGACACTGGTCGAAGCATCTTCCAGAAGGCGACGGGAATGGAGGCGATGGGCTTTGCAAAGCAGGCGATGGGAACCGAAGGAGACATCGCGGCCGACCTCTCCGGTGCGGACTGTCCGGACGGCGACCACGATGTTGAGTTCATCTTCGCGTTCGCGGAAGAACAAAACGAGGATGTCGGTGGACTCTACGGCGAGGGGGACGTGATTCACGCCTACGCCTACTGCACCTGCGGAACCGCATTCTCCCACAAATGGGTGGCTGGCGACCGATAG
- a CDS encoding DUF7112 family protein, whose product MTQRVSSETTETVRATMAQAGATNRPRIEIPADEADAFPADEIVRFVADESEYRARIERPLTGDGRLIRGLYDTPRIARNPGEGENRLSEWFAESNRQFGGSVLVDVVEEGFKYGIRNPGERAVYEATEAPNESLADIAKQVDDQ is encoded by the coding sequence ATGACCCAGCGGGTTTCTAGCGAGACGACCGAAACAGTCCGGGCGACGATGGCACAAGCGGGTGCGACGAACCGTCCACGAATCGAGATTCCAGCGGACGAAGCGGACGCGTTTCCGGCAGACGAAATCGTGCGTTTCGTCGCGGACGAATCCGAATACCGCGCTCGAATCGAGCGCCCACTGACCGGCGACGGCCGCCTGATTCGCGGTCTGTACGACACGCCACGAATCGCCCGGAATCCGGGAGAGGGCGAGAACCGACTCTCCGAATGGTTCGCCGAGAGCAACCGCCAGTTCGGCGGGTCGGTTCTCGTGGACGTCGTCGAAGAAGGATTCAAGTACGGCATTCGGAATCCCGGCGAGCGCGCCGTCTACGAGGCGACGGAAGCGCCGAACGAAAGTCTCGCCGACATCGCAAAGCAGGTGGACGACCAATGA
- a CDS encoding 30S ribosomal protein S6e, with product MANFQVVVADPDSGTAYQRDIDGQDANRFLGKSIGEDVDGGAVGLDGYTVEITGGSDNAGRPMRGDVNGPNLKDVLLEGGTGYNPKRDGERRRISVRGKEISEAVAQLNVSISERGDQSVDELYGEGDDEEDDE from the coding sequence ATGGCAAACTTTCAGGTCGTCGTTGCGGATCCCGACTCCGGAACGGCCTATCAACGCGACATCGACGGACAGGATGCGAACCGATTCCTCGGCAAATCCATCGGCGAGGACGTAGACGGCGGTGCCGTCGGACTTGACGGCTACACGGTCGAAATCACGGGCGGTTCCGACAACGCTGGCCGACCGATGCGCGGCGACGTCAACGGCCCGAACCTCAAAGACGTGCTCCTCGAAGGCGGCACGGGCTACAACCCGAAACGAGACGGCGAACGACGCCGTATCTCCGTTCGCGGCAAGGAAATCAGCGAGGCAGTCGCCCAACTAAACGTCTCGATTTCGGAGCGCGGCGACCAGTCCGTTGACGAACTGTACGGCGAAGGCGACGACGAAGAAGACGACGAGTAA
- a CDS encoding metallophosphoesterase: protein MADVYYFVSDLHVGGDEQLQECEFETEFIEFLQTLESADEDAELIILGDAFGLWEFTETDGIAKFDKLVSHHPQLFEQFRKTGENVTITLIPGNHDAELAGYTEYIERLREFNVILDPTLSLVRTVAERKIWIEHGMQQDAHNRMPDFGNPRANPLGYFVNRHITSKAGQLSGRGRYNWLKDIQSLTPLEEIPDWIASNYFYREMSPFLRYAALPFLLLFNVSLIYLVVLLIGDSGLFGANTATRVTAEILRDLGFVGSLIEFVFFVNLVVVSLLFIISIPLYFFVRDARKTLERFDLVRSDEPTENPDTPYVKAAKNVFEEYPDVVAFIYGHTHRVSLTDVGERVIINTGTWLKRLHRTPTWVGLLPPVYYPSFQLNYFRIGEEDGSVIVEYHTIQKDAPNELTLLQRLLSRRPKSDPKIPDRTVIEGSEKTVVESTSKE, encoded by the coding sequence ATGGCCGACGTCTACTACTTCGTCAGCGACCTTCACGTGGGGGGCGACGAACAGCTACAGGAGTGTGAGTTCGAAACCGAGTTCATCGAGTTTCTTCAAACGCTCGAATCGGCGGACGAGGACGCCGAACTGATAATTCTCGGCGATGCCTTCGGACTGTGGGAGTTCACCGAGACGGATGGGATAGCGAAGTTCGACAAACTCGTGAGCCATCATCCGCAGTTGTTCGAGCAGTTTCGGAAGACCGGTGAGAACGTCACCATCACGCTCATTCCGGGCAATCACGATGCCGAACTGGCGGGCTATACAGAATACATCGAGCGATTACGGGAGTTCAACGTCATCCTCGACCCGACACTTTCGCTCGTCAGAACCGTCGCCGAGCGGAAAATTTGGATAGAACACGGGATGCAACAAGACGCACATAACCGAATGCCGGATTTCGGCAATCCACGAGCGAACCCTCTCGGATACTTCGTCAATCGCCATATCACGAGCAAGGCCGGACAACTCTCGGGGCGTGGGAGGTACAACTGGCTGAAAGATATCCAGTCGCTCACGCCGCTCGAAGAGATTCCGGATTGGATAGCGTCGAACTACTTCTATCGAGAGATGAGTCCATTTCTTCGGTATGCCGCGCTTCCGTTCTTGCTCCTGTTCAACGTGAGCCTCATCTATCTGGTCGTTTTGCTCATCGGGGACAGTGGCTTGTTCGGTGCAAACACGGCAACGAGGGTCACCGCCGAGATACTTCGGGATTTGGGATTCGTCGGAAGTCTCATCGAGTTCGTCTTTTTCGTCAATCTCGTAGTCGTCAGCCTCCTGTTCATCATCTCGATTCCACTCTACTTTTTCGTCCGTGACGCGCGGAAAACGCTCGAACGGTTCGACCTCGTCCGGTCGGACGAGCCAACTGAAAACCCCGATACGCCCTACGTCAAGGCCGCGAAAAACGTGTTTGAGGAGTATCCCGACGTCGTGGCGTTCATCTACGGCCACACCCATCGCGTCTCGCTCACGGACGTCGGCGAACGCGTTATCATCAACACCGGAACGTGGCTCAAGCGACTGCACCGAACCCCGACGTGGGTCGGGCTCCTCCCACCGGTGTACTACCCCTCGTTCCAATTGAACTACTTCCGAATCGGCGAGGAAGACGGAAGCGTAATCGTGGAGTACCACACAATCCAGAAGGACGCGCCGAACGAGCTCACGCTGCTGCAACGACTGCTTTCGCGCAGACCGAAATCCGACCCGAAAATTCCTGACCGAACTGTTATCGAGGGGTCGGAAAAAACGGTTGTCGAATCAACGTCGAAAGAGTAA
- a CDS encoding RDD family protein, with protein sequence MPEPVMGTEEDVILNRVVALILDEIIAVVCALVVGGVIGGLLGSSGLAILLALAIIFGYHVVLEGLYGQTVGKRLLGIVVVTQHGDPCSMGASVVRNALRIIDAFFHYAVGLVVMLINDDRQRIGDIAANTVVVRAK encoded by the coding sequence ATGCCAGAACCAGTCATGGGAACTGAAGAAGACGTTATTCTCAACCGCGTCGTCGCGCTGATACTCGACGAAATCATCGCAGTCGTCTGCGCGCTGGTCGTCGGCGGAGTGATTGGCGGATTGCTCGGTTCGAGTGGCCTCGCGATTCTCTTGGCCCTCGCCATCATCTTCGGCTATCACGTCGTCCTCGAAGGACTGTACGGCCAGACGGTCGGCAAACGGTTGCTCGGAATCGTCGTCGTCACGCAACACGGTGACCCGTGTTCGATGGGCGCGTCGGTCGTCCGAAACGCGCTTCGAATCATCGACGCGTTTTTCCACTACGCCGTCGGGCTTGTGGTTATGCTCATCAACGACGACCGCCAGCGAATCGGCGACATCGCCGCCAACACCGTAGTCGTTCGCGCGAAATAG
- a CDS encoding aldehyde dehydrogenase family protein produces the protein MSDRDFTADGDWNALYIDGEWVEGGDRDELEVTNPATQEPITTVPAGTEEDVNRAYEAAAEAQADWAAQPAEERVDVIKNALGLLDDHRDEILESLAVESGSANAKAFAEWQTAQGMCHHATGLADQLGTKEQDSFIPGKENEIERIPAGVVGVISPWNFPFNLSMRAVAPALALGNAVVLKPASPTPVTGGLLLAKIFDEAGLPNGLLNVVTGHGSDIGDRMAEHPELDVMAFTGSTEIGKRVASKAAENLALPAMELGGNNPFVVTDDADIDAAIDSAVFGSFLHQGQICISINRHIVHEDVYDEYVEKLTERAASLPIGDPTDRDNVIGPIIDEGQRDQMLDYVESTVEAGATLETGGDHDGLFVEPTVLSGATNDMAAACNEHFGPIAPVIPYSDDEEAIEMANDTEYGLAGAVHAGDMDRARELADSIEAGMVHINDQPINEEPNVPFGGVKESGIGRYDGEAILHELTQTKWVSVQEEKRQYPF, from the coding sequence ATGTCGGACAGAGATTTCACCGCGGACGGAGACTGGAACGCGCTCTATATCGACGGCGAATGGGTCGAGGGTGGCGACAGAGACGAACTCGAAGTGACGAACCCGGCGACGCAGGAACCAATCACGACGGTTCCGGCGGGTACCGAGGAGGACGTAAACCGCGCCTACGAGGCCGCCGCGGAGGCGCAGGCCGACTGGGCCGCGCAACCGGCAGAAGAACGCGTAGACGTGATCAAAAACGCGCTCGGTCTGCTAGACGACCACCGCGACGAGATTCTCGAATCGCTGGCGGTCGAATCGGGGAGCGCGAACGCCAAGGCCTTCGCCGAGTGGCAGACCGCACAGGGGATGTGCCACCACGCCACCGGTCTGGCCGACCAACTCGGCACCAAAGAGCAGGACTCGTTTATCCCCGGCAAGGAAAACGAAATCGAGCGCATCCCGGCAGGCGTCGTCGGCGTCATCTCACCGTGGAACTTCCCGTTCAACCTCTCGATGCGTGCCGTCGCTCCCGCGTTGGCGCTCGGTAACGCGGTCGTCTTGAAGCCTGCTTCGCCGACGCCTGTGACCGGCGGCCTGCTACTAGCGAAGATTTTCGACGAGGCTGGCCTGCCGAACGGTCTGTTGAACGTCGTGACCGGCCACGGAAGCGACATCGGCGACCGGATGGCCGAGCATCCCGAACTCGACGTGATGGCGTTCACCGGTTCGACGGAAATCGGCAAGCGCGTGGCTTCGAAGGCCGCAGAGAACCTTGCACTCCCGGCGATGGAACTCGGTGGCAACAACCCATTCGTCGTCACCGACGACGCGGATATCGACGCCGCAATCGACTCGGCGGTGTTCGGGTCGTTCCTCCATCAGGGCCAGATTTGTATTTCGATCAACCGCCACATCGTCCACGAGGATGTGTACGACGAGTACGTCGAGAAATTAACTGAGAGAGCAGCGAGTCTGCCGATTGGCGACCCCACGGACAGGGACAACGTCATCGGGCCGATTATCGATGAAGGCCAGCGCGACCAGATGCTCGACTACGTTGAATCGACCGTCGAGGCCGGTGCGACGCTGGAGACTGGTGGCGACCACGATGGCCTCTTCGTAGAACCGACGGTTCTCTCCGGTGCGACCAACGACATGGCCGCGGCGTGCAACGAACACTTCGGTCCAATTGCGCCCGTGATTCCGTACTCGGACGACGAGGAAGCCATCGAGATGGCGAACGACACCGAGTACGGCCTCGCCGGTGCGGTTCACGCTGGCGACATGGACCGTGCGCGTGAACTCGCGGACAGTATCGAAGCGGGCATGGTTCACATCAACGACCAACCGATCAACGAGGAACCGAACGTGCCGTTCGGTGGCGTGAAAGAATCCGGCATTGGACGGTACGACGGCGAAGCGATTCTGCACGAACTGACCCAGACGAAGTGGGTTTCGGTGCAAGAAGAGAAGCGTCAATATCCGTTCTGA